One genomic segment of Hordeum vulgare subsp. vulgare chromosome 2H, MorexV3_pseudomolecules_assembly, whole genome shotgun sequence includes these proteins:
- the LOC123427389 gene encoding probable metal-nicotianamine transporter YSL9 — protein MTSLLVALRGRRRKQPRTGLAMGLHQRDDAGESSGGGGGKAALCDEGAEAEPGVPAHATGRVPPWTEQLTLRGLVVSVAVGTMYSVIVMKLNLTTGLNPTLNVSAALISFVMLRGWTQALARLGLVVRPLTRQENTVVQTCAVACYSIGSAGGFGSYLLGLNKKTYEMAGVDMEGNVGTKEPGVGWMTGFLFAVAFVGILALVPLRKILVIDYKLTYPSGTATAVLINGFHAPKGDDVAKMQVNGFTKYFAISFVWSFFQWFYSGGDHCGFSQFPTLGLRAWKQTFFFDFNLTYVGAGMICPHLVNISLLLGSVLSWGIMWPLIANMKGNWYPADLPESSMKSLQGYKAFICIALILGDGIYNFTKVMVKTTISMLDKSKQKNTKNGEGTLSLADQHRNEVFTRDSLPNWIAILGYFALSVGAVIAIPRMFPELKWYYAVVAYLLAPALGFSNAYGSGLTDINMAFNYGKVALLILAAAAGKEHGVVAGMVGCGMVKCMTSISADLMQDFKTGHLTLTSPRSMLIAQIIGTAMGCVISPLTFYVFYSAFDIGNQDSPWKAPYALIYRNIAILGVQGFSALPMHCLQLCCGFFAFALAANLMRDFLPWKYGKWVPLPMAMGFPFLVGASFAIDMCAGSLIVYIWHKMDRIKAAHMVPAVASGFICGDGLWIFPASLLALAKITPPMCMAFASTH, from the exons atgacttcactgctagtagCACT CAGGGGACGGCGGAGGAAGCAACCCCGCACCGGGCTCGCGATGGGGCTCCACCAGCGGGACGACGCCGGCgagagcagcggcggcggcggggggaaaGCCGCGCTCTGCGACGAGGGCGCGGAGGCTGAGCCGGGGGTGCCCGCGCACGCGACCGGCCGCGTGCCGCCGTGGACGGAGCAGCTGACGCTGCGCGGCCTGGTGGTGAGCGTGGCCGTCGGCACCATGTACAGCGTCATCGTGATGAAGCTCAACCTCACCACGGGCCTCAACCCCACCCTCAACGTCTCCGCCGCGCTCATCTCCTTCGTCATGCTCCGGGGCTGGACGCAGGCGCTGGCCCGCCTCGGCCTCGTCGTCCGCCCGCTCACCCGCCAGGAGAACACCGTCGTGCAGACCTGCGCCGTCGCCTGCTACAGCATCGGATCCGCCG GTGGGTTCGGGTCCTACCTGCTCGGGCTCAACAAGAAGACCTACGAGATGGCCGGGGTGGACATGGAGGGCAACGTGGGCACGAAGGAGCCCGGCGTTGGGTGGATGACCGGCTTCCTCTTCGCCGTCGCCTTCGTGGGGATTCTCGCGCTTGTCCCTCTCAGGAAG ATTTTGGTGATCGACTACAAATTAACCTACCCAAGCGGAACTGCAACCGCCGTGCTTATAAATGGATTTCATGCGCCTAAGGGAGATGATGTGGCAAA GATGCAAGTGAATGGATTCACAAAATACTTTGCAATTAGCTTCGTCTGGAGCTTCTTCCAGTGGTTTTATTCGGGTGGAGATCATTGTGGCTTTTCGCAGTTCCCCACTCTTGGATTAAGAGCTTGGAAACAAAC GTTCTTCTTTGACTTCAATCTCACATATGTCGGGGCAGGGATGATTTGCCCCCACCTTGTCAATATATCTCTCCTTCTTGGTTCTGTTCTCTCCTGGGGCATAATGTGGCCACTGATTGCTAATATGAAAGGGAACTGGTATCCTGCAGATTTACCAGAAAGCAGCATGAAAAGTCTGCAAGGTTACAAG GCATTCATTTGCATAGCTCTCATCCTAGGAGACGGCATATACAATTTTACAAAGGTTATGGTTAAGACCACCATCAGTATGCTTGACAAATCAAAGCAGAAAAACACAAAGAACG GGGAAGGTACTCTGTCACTCGCTGACCAACATCGCAATGAAGTGTTTACAAGAGACAGTCTCCCTAACTGGATAGCCATTTTAGGTTACTTTGCATTGTCAGTCGGCGCTGTAATCGCTATTCCCAGGATGTTCCCTGAGTTGAAGTGGTACTATGCTGTCGTAGCATACTTACTGGCTCCTGCCCTGGGTTTCTCCAATGCCTATGGTTCCGGCCTTACTGACATCAACATGGCCTTCAACTACGGAAAAGTTGCCCTCCTCATTCTTGCGGCCGCGGCTGGGAAAGAACATGGTGTGGTTGCTGGGATGGTAGGCTGTGGCATGGTGAAATGCATGACGTCAATATCTGCTGATCTGATGCAGGATTTCAAAACTGGGCATCTTACATTAACATCACCTAGATCAATGCTTATCGCTCAGATCATTGGCACCGCCATGGGCTGTGTCATCTCACCACTGACATTCTATGTGTTCTACAGTGCCTTTGACATAGGCAACCAGGACAGCCCCTGGAAGGCGCCGTATGCTCTAATATACCGAAACATCGCGATTCTTGGTGTGCAGGGCTTCTCTGCTCTGCCCATGCATTGCTTGCAGCTGTGCTGTGGATTCTTTGCATTTGCACTGGCGGCCAACCTCATGAGGGATTTCCTTCCGTGGAAGTATGGCAAATGGGTTCCGTTGCCCATGGCAATGGGGTTCCCCTTCCTCGTCGGCGCGAGCTTCGCCATCGACATGTGCGCCGGGAGCTTGATAGTCTACATCTGGCACAAGATGGACAGGATTAAAGCAGCACATATGGTGCCAGCAGTTGCATCCGGCTTTATATGTGGGGATGGGCTTTGGATCTTCCCAGCTTCCTTGCTTGCATTGGCCAAGATCACTCCACCAATGTGCATGGCATTTGCTTCTACACACTAG